Proteins from one Pseudoliparis swirei isolate HS2019 ecotype Mariana Trench chromosome 22, NWPU_hadal_v1, whole genome shotgun sequence genomic window:
- the hspb6 gene encoding heat shock protein beta-6: MDFILPSTLPAGGIPWQKVLQPLIPRLSGTYGQYNWSPNLLMPETDNTSSAEVNCDDSGFTVQVDVKHFNPEDLMVKVIGDFVEVQGKHEEKKKDGPGVSTRQFSRRYRIPKGVDTMALESAVSPDGILIISAPMLQTEDSRILT; encoded by the exons ATGGACTTCATCCTGCCATCTACTCTTCCAGCTGGTGGTATTCCATGGCAGAAGGTTTTACAACCTCTTATTCCTCGGCTGAGTGGGACTTACGGACAGTATAATTGGTCCCCGAACTTACTGATGCCAGAGACGGATAATACCAGCTCTGCAGAG GTGAACTGTGATGACAGTGGTTTTACAGTTCAAGTCGATGTAAAGCACTTCAACCCCGAAGACCTCATGGTCAAAGTGATAGGAGACTTCGTTGAAGTGCAAGGAaagcatgaagaaaaaaag AAGGATGGTCCAGGGGTTTCAACACGACAGTTTAGCCGCCGCTACCGAATTCCAAAGGGAGTGGACACCATGGCTTTGGAGTCAGCCGTCTCTCCAGACGGCATCCTTATCATATCTGCACCGATGCTGCAAACGGAGGACTCCAGAATCCTGACCTAA